A genomic segment from Deltaproteobacteria bacterium encodes:
- the phnD gene encoding phosphate/phosphite/phosphonate ABC transporter substrate-binding protein, whose protein sequence is MSLKTERFKASVPFLILAALVFWFAGKLIQTTKTVEGSLAFLRTCNDRLTEGASLRSSWEELSYVLTEGSNPDRPPQELLQALLPRTSVWLEQIRSESLFPEDIFSSLNTLQKEMESLRYLEDSPAAAWPREKSMTIPDVSMELTEIMTRIQQTESGKVNRLGTSGLPSVSLVFFMMLVTLLLILLLQNLFAEKIRNHLLTLKEILLALNQQGRSDPGTILEMNLGGWQGVLYPLPKIAYLMNCFLERHNDMLNKIARSADNCENATRLIRNCHKEIYEGTRVQASASDDTSSSIFEMSATLREISANVQSLSHSSEESSKSIQAMDDSIHQITQQSDELFSMIEESSESIHKMIGSIGESRNNLNALSISIETSTSSVSEMHASIKAVEGLAKESAALSQKSTLETSELGVKAVQETIEGMERIRQSVEETDRMVNILHERSEKIGQILNVIDEVAEKTNLLALNAAIIASKAGEQGKGFSVVADEIKALADRTASSIDQIEEVISDVQSETDAIARGVHLSVEEVQKGVQLSRETKEALGKILQQSQRSSEMSWEIEKAAIEQVKSIEHIDTEIRNVNEHTKQITAAVEEQDKGGEVIRGMVAQVSRFARELKKSMADESMGSRRVAHEIENMILKIQEINRSIREQGKGSELIVHSIERIRNITEESINLTDDLSTAINSLALYNEELQREVHHTTHNIETEGLTLGVIPLESGVKMEIRFTPLARYLEKKMNRPVKIAVAEDFKTALNDFGAGKYDLAYLTPSTYVEAKKRYGARIILKAIRNHMPFYHSVIAVRKGAPIHSIADLKGKRFAFGDEHSTSSYLVPCGMLARENISLQDLAGYEFKGHHDDVAWAIVNGEVEAGGLLEPIARNFKAKGLEILATSDEIPEFNLCVRKGIAPELERELTQALLSLDESVENDRNILQTIEPQYNGFMTATESDYAGVETMMTLMEQEVA, encoded by the coding sequence ATGTCATTGAAGACTGAACGCTTCAAAGCATCCGTTCCCTTTCTCATTCTGGCTGCACTGGTCTTCTGGTTCGCCGGCAAACTCATTCAAACCACGAAAACGGTTGAAGGGAGTCTGGCGTTCCTTCGGACCTGCAACGATCGGCTGACCGAAGGCGCCTCTCTTCGCAGTTCATGGGAGGAACTCTCTTATGTTCTGACGGAGGGAAGCAATCCCGATCGTCCTCCACAGGAACTTCTCCAGGCGCTCCTCCCCCGGACTTCCGTCTGGCTGGAACAGATCCGTTCGGAATCACTCTTCCCTGAGGATATTTTTTCATCCCTGAACACCCTTCAAAAAGAGATGGAATCGCTCCGCTATCTGGAGGATTCTCCCGCAGCAGCCTGGCCAAGGGAAAAGAGCATGACCATCCCGGATGTGTCAATGGAACTGACGGAGATCATGACCCGGATCCAGCAAACGGAGAGCGGAAAAGTAAACCGACTCGGCACATCGGGACTGCCTTCCGTTTCGCTGGTCTTTTTCATGATGCTTGTGACCCTGCTGCTGATCCTGCTCCTTCAAAATCTCTTTGCAGAAAAAATTCGGAACCATCTGCTGACCCTGAAGGAAATTCTGCTGGCACTGAACCAGCAGGGTCGTTCCGATCCCGGCACAATACTGGAAATGAATCTGGGCGGTTGGCAAGGGGTCCTCTACCCCCTCCCGAAAATCGCCTACCTGATGAACTGTTTCCTGGAGCGCCATAACGACATGCTCAACAAGATCGCCCGCTCCGCCGACAACTGTGAGAACGCCACCCGCCTGATCCGCAACTGTCATAAGGAAATCTACGAAGGGACCCGGGTCCAGGCATCCGCCTCGGACGACACCTCGTCCTCCATCTTTGAAATGTCCGCCACATTACGGGAGATCAGCGCCAATGTTCAGAGCCTTTCCCACTCGAGCGAAGAGTCCTCCAAATCGATCCAAGCCATGGATGACTCCATCCACCAGATCACACAGCAAAGTGATGAACTTTTTTCCATGATTGAAGAATCCTCGGAATCTATTCACAAGATGATCGGTTCGATCGGTGAAAGCCGAAACAATCTGAACGCACTCAGTATCTCCATTGAAACCTCAACTTCGTCCGTTTCTGAAATGCACGCATCCATTAAGGCGGTTGAAGGACTGGCAAAGGAATCGGCCGCCCTTTCGCAGAAGAGTACTCTGGAGACATCGGAACTGGGCGTCAAGGCAGTGCAGGAAACCATTGAAGGAATGGAACGAATCCGGCAGTCGGTGGAAGAGACAGACCGAATGGTCAATATCCTGCATGAACGATCGGAAAAGATCGGGCAAATCCTGAACGTCATTGACGAAGTGGCGGAGAAGACCAACCTCCTGGCCCTGAATGCCGCCATCATCGCCTCCAAGGCGGGTGAACAGGGAAAAGGGTTTTCCGTTGTCGCCGATGAGATCAAGGCGCTGGCCGACCGAACCGCCTCCTCGATCGACCAGATCGAAGAGGTCATCTCCGATGTGCAGTCGGAAACGGATGCCATCGCCCGGGGGGTGCACCTGAGTGTCGAAGAGGTCCAAAAAGGGGTTCAACTCTCCCGAGAAACAAAGGAGGCCCTCGGCAAAATCCTGCAGCAGTCTCAACGGTCGAGCGAGATGTCCTGGGAAATTGAGAAAGCCGCCATCGAACAGGTCAAGTCGATCGAGCACATTGACACGGAAATCCGGAACGTCAATGAACACACCAAGCAGATTACCGCCGCCGTGGAGGAACAGGATAAGGGAGGCGAGGTCATCCGCGGGATGGTCGCACAGGTGAGCCGGTTTGCCCGTGAATTAAAAAAATCAATGGCCGATGAATCAATGGGAAGCCGGCGGGTTGCCCATGAAATCGAAAATATGATCCTCAAAATTCAGGAGATCAACCGGTCCATTCGCGAACAGGGGAAAGGGAGTGAACTCATTGTCCATTCCATCGAGCGGATCCGGAACATTACGGAAGAATCCATCAACCTGACCGATGACCTTAGCACCGCGATCAATTCCCTCGCTCTCTATAATGAAGAGTTGCAAAGGGAAGTCCATCATACAACGCACAACATAGAAACGGAGGGCCTGACCCTGGGTGTCATTCCCCTCGAATCGGGTGTCAAGATGGAGATTCGGTTTACTCCATTGGCCCGGTATCTGGAAAAGAAAATGAACAGGCCGGTCAAGATTGCCGTAGCCGAAGACTTCAAAACGGCACTCAACGATTTCGGGGCCGGGAAATACGATCTCGCGTATCTCACCCCCTCCACCTATGTGGAAGCCAAGAAGAGATACGGTGCCCGTATTATTCTGAAAGCCATTCGCAATCACATGCCCTTCTACCATTCCGTCATTGCCGTCCGGAAAGGAGCCCCCATTCATTCCATTGCCGACCTGAAAGGAAAGCGCTTCGCCTTCGGCGATGAACACTCCACATCCAGCTACCTTGTCCCCTGCGGCATGCTGGCCCGGGAGAATATCTCGCTTCAGGATCTGGCCGGCTACGAATTCAAAGGACACCACGACGATGTGGCCTGGGCCATTGTGAACGGGGAGGTCGAAGCCGGGGGATTGTTGGAACCAATTGCCCGAAATTTCAAAGCAAAAGGGCTGGAGATCCTGGCGACGTCGGATGAGATCCCGGAGTTCAACCTCTGCGTTCGGAAAGGAATTGCACCGGAATTAGAGAGAGAATTGACCCAGGCCCTGCTGAGCCTGGATGAATCCGTGGAGAACGACCGGAACATCCTTCAGACCATCGAACCGCAGTACAACGGATTCATGACGGCCACGGAAAGCGATTACGCCGGAGTGGAAACCATGATGACCCTTATGGAACAGGAAGTCGCCTGA
- a CDS encoding chemotaxis protein CheW: protein MDSEEKKETCMEERANESADELQEKSREESFLTLMGFKLAEEEYAVDIMQIKEITIPTELTPIPRAPEYILGILSLRGNILPVFDAKRRLGLPAREETHRTRIIIVNHQGEQVGLLVDDITSAARISASAIEPPPPILNGVEAEYITGVGRVNDRMIILMDIEKICRMEETVSA from the coding sequence ATGGACAGCGAAGAAAAAAAAGAGACCTGCATGGAAGAAAGGGCTAATGAAAGCGCCGATGAACTGCAGGAGAAAAGCCGGGAGGAGTCTTTTCTCACCTTGATGGGATTCAAACTCGCCGAAGAGGAATACGCCGTCGACATCATGCAGATCAAAGAGATTACGATTCCCACCGAGCTGACCCCGATTCCCCGAGCGCCGGAATACATCCTGGGAATTCTTTCGCTCCGGGGAAACATTCTGCCTGTCTTCGATGCGAAAAGGAGGCTCGGCCTTCCGGCACGGGAAGAGACCCACCGGACCCGGATCATCATCGTCAATCATCAGGGAGAGCAGGTGGGACTCCTCGTAGACGACATCACGAGCGCCGCCCGCATTTCCGCATCCGCCATCGAACCCCCGCCGCCGATCCTGAACGGGGTGGAGGCAGAATATATCACCGGCGTCGGACGGGTGAACGACAGGATGATCATCCTCATGGATATCGAAAAGATCTGCCGAATGGAAGAAACCGTTTCCGCCTGA
- a CDS encoding porin, translated as MTKRRYLLLIVAILFLSPLRASAVSNGEIKDLKQEIDNLKTKVELLEAQNEDTTSRIGNLVDISGYADGEFNLTDNQAANARSEFRLHHLSLFFSKQLAEQWRLFSEVEFEDAPKIEPSEQTYPGEIFVEVFTLEYSHNRYVNFRLGRFLNPAGIWNVEHYPPFVLTQEQPTLVTQLIFPHTNDGLQFYGSHYQGGVTTDYLFYVSNGSGENPGHGDINTDKSWGADLGFKLPFLSDAEIGFSYDRENRDENDNKVKILGADARLAWQDLKFQGEYAKRYTRLVAGTTEQTIGWYSQLTYDWRKWTVGYRYDWYDPDQRENNNRMTTNTVALNYHFTPNVVGKIEHHFVKDEGASDVHYTKTLFSVAVYLGGN; from the coding sequence ATGACAAAAAGAAGGTACCTGTTACTGATCGTTGCAATACTTTTTCTCTCTCCGCTCCGCGCTTCGGCCGTTTCCAACGGAGAGATCAAGGATCTCAAGCAAGAAATCGATAATCTGAAGACCAAGGTCGAGCTGTTAGAAGCACAGAACGAAGATACAACAAGCCGGATCGGAAATCTTGTAGACATCAGCGGCTATGCCGACGGAGAGTTCAACCTGACCGACAACCAGGCCGCAAATGCCCGGAGTGAATTCCGCCTCCATCACCTTTCCCTCTTTTTCAGCAAACAGTTGGCGGAGCAGTGGCGGCTGTTCTCGGAGGTTGAGTTCGAGGACGCCCCGAAAATAGAGCCTTCCGAACAGACCTATCCCGGAGAGATCTTCGTCGAGGTCTTCACGCTGGAATACAGCCACAACCGCTACGTCAACTTCCGCCTTGGCCGTTTTCTCAATCCGGCCGGGATCTGGAATGTGGAACACTACCCCCCCTTCGTTCTCACCCAGGAACAACCGACACTGGTCACTCAACTTATCTTTCCACATACCAATGACGGCCTTCAGTTCTACGGCAGCCATTACCAAGGGGGCGTGACCACCGATTATCTCTTTTATGTCTCCAACGGTTCCGGCGAAAACCCCGGACACGGCGACATCAATACGGACAAGTCATGGGGGGCCGACCTCGGCTTCAAGCTCCCCTTCCTGTCGGATGCGGAAATCGGGTTTTCCTACGACCGGGAGAACCGGGATGAAAACGACAACAAGGTGAAGATCCTCGGAGCCGATGCCAGACTGGCCTGGCAGGATCTGAAATTCCAGGGCGAGTATGCAAAACGATATACCCGGCTGGTTGCCGGCACCACGGAACAGACCATCGGATGGTATTCCCAGCTAACCTACGATTGGCGGAAATGGACCGTCGGTTACCGTTATGACTGGTACGACCCCGACCAGCGGGAGAACAATAACCGGATGACCACCAACACGGTGGCACTGAATTACCATTTCACACCCAATGTGGTCGGAAAGATTGAACACCATTTCGTAAAGGATGAAGGCGCTTCGGATGTTCATTATACGAAGACCCTCTTCTCCGTTGCGGTCTACCTGGGAGGGAATTAA